Proteins co-encoded in one Deltaproteobacteria bacterium genomic window:
- a CDS encoding (2Fe-2S)-binding protein — MKQRYVFRVNGRDLEAEAGAHESLLDVLRENLRLTGSKKGCNEAECGSCTVLLDGRPVVSCLVLVPDAADRDIVTVEALAEEGVPHPIQRQMVEQGGVQCGYCTPGMIMSAYALLRDNPDPTDEEIRFAISGNICRCTGYGKIVKAVRAAALEMKEQSGNGGAAS; from the coding sequence ATGAAACAGCGGTATGTTTTCCGGGTGAACGGCCGGGACCTGGAAGCGGAAGCCGGCGCCCACGAGTCTCTGCTGGACGTGCTGCGCGAAAACCTTCGGCTCACCGGCAGCAAGAAGGGCTGCAACGAGGCCGAGTGCGGATCGTGCACGGTGCTGCTGGACGGCCGGCCGGTGGTTTCCTGCCTGGTGCTCGTGCCCGACGCGGCGGACCGGGACATCGTCACCGTCGAGGCGCTGGCCGAGGAAGGCGTTCCGCACCCGATCCAACGCCAGATGGTGGAGCAGGGCGGCGTTCAGTGCGGCTACTGCACCCCCGGCATGATCATGAGCGCGTATGCCTTGCTGCGGGACAACCCGGACCCCACCGACGAGGAGATCCGTTTCGCCATCTCCGGCAACATTTGCCGCTGCACGGGATACGGCAAGATCGTCAAGGCCGTGCGGGCGGCGGCCCTCGAAATGAAGGAACAGTCAGGGAACGGAGGTGCTGCGTCATGA
- a CDS encoding TIGR03619 family F420-dependent LLM class oxidoreductase produces the protein MPVQFGVAIRNFVGPGETPDVEGLLRYAERAEELGFESLWAWDHILLGVDPSFPVLDSLTILTAIAVRTKRVRLGTGVMVLPLRNPVVAAKVLGSLDQISNGRLLLGAASGWYAREFDAVGISFKDRGRIFERNLDLLVRLWTEDFVTEQVDELNLRSAVLLPKPVQKPHPPILIGGYIDRVLRRAGRKGDGWLTYFYTPEGFTKSWAKVLDAAEKAGRDPSKLTATNQLAIYVGPPREEADAPMRHWLSTEWDIAKWSDSTIEHAIRGTVDECVEQLQAHVDAGVHRIILIPYRYQPEQVEIIASEVIPKLTDRPGT, from the coding sequence ATGCCGGTACAGTTTGGCGTCGCCATTCGAAATTTCGTCGGTCCGGGCGAGACCCCGGACGTGGAGGGGTTGCTGCGCTACGCGGAGCGCGCCGAGGAACTGGGCTTCGAGTCGCTGTGGGCCTGGGACCATATCCTGCTGGGCGTGGACCCGAGCTTCCCGGTGCTGGACTCCCTGACCATCCTTACGGCCATCGCGGTGCGCACCAAGCGCGTTCGCCTGGGCACCGGCGTGATGGTGCTGCCGCTGCGCAACCCGGTGGTGGCGGCCAAGGTGTTGGGCAGCCTGGACCAGATCTCCAACGGGCGCCTGCTCCTGGGGGCCGCCTCCGGCTGGTACGCGCGCGAGTTCGACGCGGTGGGCATCTCCTTCAAGGACCGCGGCCGTATCTTCGAGCGCAACCTCGACCTGCTGGTGCGGCTGTGGACCGAGGATTTCGTCACCGAGCAGGTGGACGAGTTGAACCTGCGCTCGGCCGTGCTCCTGCCCAAGCCGGTGCAGAAGCCCCATCCGCCCATCCTGATCGGCGGCTACATCGACCGCGTGCTGCGGCGCGCCGGGCGCAAGGGCGACGGCTGGCTGACCTACTTCTACACGCCCGAGGGTTTCACCAAGAGCTGGGCCAAGGTACTGGACGCCGCCGAGAAGGCCGGCCGCGATCCCTCGAAGCTCACGGCCACCAACCAGTTGGCCATCTATGTCGGGCCGCCCCGCGAGGAAGCCGACGCGCCCATGCGCCACTGGCTCTCCACCGAGTGGGACATCGCCAAGTGGAGCGACTCGACCATCGAGCACGCCATCCGCGGCACCGTGGACGAATGCGTGGAGCAGCTCCAGGCCCACGTGGACGCGGGCGTGCACCGGATCATCCTGATCCCGTACCGGTACCAGCCGGAGCAGGTGGAGATCATCGCCTCGGAGGTGATCCCCAAGCTGACCGATCGCCCGGGGACCTGA
- the miaA gene encoding tRNA (adenosine(37)-N6)-dimethylallyltransferase MiaA → MTAAKPRIVCIVGATGVGKTDVALDVAERLDAEIVSADSMQVYRYMDIGTAKPTSEQRRRVPHHLLDVVDPDEDFNAALFRERALAAIEGIHARGRNVLVAGGTGLYVKALTRGLFEGPARDAALRADLERAAAEHGVGHLFERLERVDPEAARRIEPRDRVRIVRALEVHAHTGRPLSEWQRAHGFGDRPFDVLGVALERPRTELYERIDRRCAEMLAAGLLDETRVLLERGYHAGLRSMQSVGYRQAVQCLAGHLDESAMLAAMQQATRRLAKRQLTWFRADPGLKWLHPERTDAIGELCARFLVGH, encoded by the coding sequence ATGACGGCCGCCAAACCCAGGATCGTGTGCATCGTGGGCGCCACCGGCGTGGGCAAGACCGACGTGGCCCTGGATGTTGCGGAGCGTCTCGATGCGGAGATCGTCAGCGCCGACTCCATGCAGGTGTACCGCTACATGGACATCGGCACGGCCAAGCCCACGTCGGAGCAGCGGCGGCGGGTGCCGCACCACCTGCTGGACGTGGTGGACCCGGACGAGGACTTCAACGCGGCGCTGTTCAGGGAGCGCGCTCTGGCTGCCATCGAGGGCATACACGCGCGCGGGCGCAACGTGTTGGTGGCCGGCGGCACCGGACTGTACGTGAAGGCGCTGACGCGGGGCCTCTTCGAGGGGCCGGCCCGGGATGCGGCGCTCCGCGCCGACCTGGAACGGGCCGCGGCAGAGCACGGCGTCGGCCACCTCTTCGAGCGGCTCGAACGCGTGGACCCGGAAGCGGCGCGGCGCATTGAGCCGCGGGACCGGGTGCGCATCGTGCGCGCGTTGGAGGTTCACGCGCACACGGGCCGGCCGTTGAGCGAATGGCAGCGCGCCCATGGTTTTGGCGACCGTCCCTTCGACGTGCTCGGAGTGGCGCTGGAGCGGCCGCGCACGGAACTCTACGAGCGCATCGACCGGCGCTGTGCCGAGATGCTGGCGGCCGGCCTGCTCGACGAGACACGGGTGCTGCTGGAGCGAGGCTATCACGCGGGCCTGCGCAGCATGCAGAGCGTCGGCTACCGCCAGGCGGTGCAGTGTCTCGCCGGCCATCTCGACGAGTCCGCCATGCTGGCCGCCATGCAGCAGGCGACCCGGCGTCTGGCCAAGCGCCAGCTCACGTGGTTTCGCGCCGACCCTGGTCTCAAATGGCTTCACCCCGAACGCACCGACGCCATCGGCGAGCTTTGCGCTCGCTTTCTGGTCGGGCATTAG
- a CDS encoding molybdopterin-dependent oxidoreductase, producing MAIRKGLGIGSMYYGIGYGFSRADIGSAEIEMAEDGTTTVYSGACDMGQGVMTVVTQVAAEELGIEPDQIRVVAADTGSTPDAGPTSGSRATFVQGVAVQNAAAELREQILDMASRMLECPKENLVVRRGQVCEIESGSEMVSVGKVAHQLHFHGRRAAAWGWHDNTTADVDPETSQGDAYATYGWATQLAEVEVDTETGRVRLTKLVSATDAGKAINPVAVEGQIEGGATMGLGYGLYEQHILEGGIPRTNSLAFYLVPTAMDVPDIECEIVEVPDPRGPFGAKGVAEPATIPTTPAILNAIHDAIGIRITETPITPERVFFAIQEARARGEFEED from the coding sequence ATGGCAATCAGAAAAGGCTTGGGCATCGGCTCCATGTACTACGGCATCGGCTACGGTTTCAGCCGGGCCGACATCGGCTCGGCCGAGATCGAAATGGCCGAGGACGGCACCACCACGGTGTACTCGGGCGCCTGCGACATGGGCCAGGGGGTCATGACCGTGGTCACCCAGGTGGCCGCGGAAGAGCTGGGCATCGAGCCCGACCAGATCCGCGTGGTGGCGGCGGACACCGGCAGCACACCCGACGCCGGTCCCACCTCGGGCAGCCGCGCCACCTTCGTCCAGGGGGTGGCGGTGCAGAACGCCGCGGCGGAGCTGCGGGAGCAGATCCTCGACATGGCGTCGCGCATGCTGGAGTGCCCGAAGGAGAACCTCGTGGTGCGGCGCGGGCAGGTATGCGAGATCGAATCGGGTAGCGAGATGGTGTCCGTGGGCAAGGTGGCGCACCAACTCCACTTCCACGGCCGGCGTGCGGCCGCCTGGGGGTGGCACGACAACACCACCGCGGACGTGGACCCGGAGACCTCCCAGGGGGACGCCTATGCCACCTACGGCTGGGCGACCCAACTGGCCGAGGTGGAGGTGGACACCGAGACCGGGCGCGTGCGCCTCACCAAGCTGGTGTCGGCCACCGACGCGGGCAAGGCCATCAACCCGGTGGCGGTGGAAGGGCAGATCGAAGGCGGCGCCACCATGGGGCTGGGCTACGGCCTCTACGAGCAGCACATCCTGGAGGGCGGCATCCCGCGCACGAACTCGCTGGCATTCTACCTCGTGCCCACCGCCATGGACGTTCCCGACATCGAGTGCGAGATCGTGGAGGTGCCCGATCCCCGGGGGCCGTTCGGCGCCAAGGGCGTGGCCGAGCCGGCCACCATCCCCACCACGCCGGCGATCCTGAACGCCATCCACGACGCCATCGGCATCCGCATCACCGAAACCCCCATCACGCCCGAGCGGGTCTTCTTCGCCATCCAGGAGGCCCGGGCCCGGGGCGAGTTCGAGGAAGACTGA
- a CDS encoding molybdopterin-dependent oxidoreductase: protein MSEDPSTETAEETRDAYHWIGKNVTKPDALEKALGATEYVGDMVVPGMLHGKILWADTPHAVIKRIETEEAARVPGVHAVLTSKDVPGSNRFGLAVLDQCALAEEKVRSVGDAVALVAAEDEEAAEEAVSKIKVHIEHLRPILTYADALDPDAPKIHEGGNVFQHTTVRKGDLDKGVRESAVIVENAYHTHRMDHVPMEPEAGLAYVDPSGVLNILVGTQYPYRDRRQIAPALGLPMNKVRVVQAPIGGGFGRKDDITAEIHVGLLALKTRRPVRLVYTREESLVANTKRHPMAMNFRTGADADGRLTFLDADIYGDTGAGVSLGAYVIKKAGIHATGPYDVPNIRVDTYTLYTNNLTSGAMRGFGVMQAAVAHESQMDQLAHKLGMSPLEFRLKNCLKPGLASSTGQVMNEGCGIEATLQRIKDYMGAHDLRFNRPEAAS, encoded by the coding sequence ATGAGCGAAGACCCCTCCACGGAGACCGCGGAAGAGACCCGGGACGCGTATCACTGGATCGGCAAGAACGTCACCAAGCCCGACGCCCTCGAAAAGGCCCTTGGCGCCACCGAGTACGTGGGCGACATGGTGGTGCCAGGCATGCTCCACGGCAAGATCCTGTGGGCGGACACGCCGCACGCGGTGATCAAGCGCATCGAGACCGAGGAGGCCGCGCGGGTTCCCGGGGTCCATGCCGTGCTCACCTCCAAGGACGTGCCGGGCAGCAACCGCTTCGGACTGGCGGTGCTGGACCAGTGCGCGCTGGCGGAAGAAAAGGTGCGCTCGGTGGGGGACGCCGTGGCGCTGGTGGCGGCCGAGGACGAGGAGGCGGCGGAAGAGGCGGTGTCGAAGATCAAGGTGCACATAGAGCACCTGCGGCCGATCCTCACCTACGCGGACGCGCTGGACCCCGATGCGCCCAAGATCCACGAAGGCGGCAACGTCTTCCAGCACACGACGGTGCGCAAGGGCGACCTGGACAAGGGCGTCCGGGAGTCCGCCGTGATCGTGGAGAACGCCTACCACACGCACCGCATGGACCATGTCCCGATGGAGCCCGAAGCGGGACTGGCCTACGTCGATCCGTCGGGCGTGCTCAACATCCTGGTGGGGACCCAGTACCCGTACCGCGACCGCCGGCAGATCGCGCCCGCGCTGGGGCTGCCCATGAACAAGGTGCGCGTGGTCCAGGCGCCCATCGGCGGCGGCTTCGGGCGCAAGGACGACATCACCGCCGAGATCCACGTGGGGCTGCTGGCGCTCAAGACGCGCCGCCCGGTGCGCCTGGTCTACACCCGCGAGGAGTCGCTCGTCGCCAACACCAAGCGCCACCCCATGGCCATGAACTTCCGCACCGGCGCCGACGCCGACGGACGGCTCACCTTCCTCGACGCCGACATCTACGGCGACACCGGCGCGGGAGTTTCCCTGGGCGCGTACGTCATCAAGAAGGCGGGCATCCACGCCACCGGCCCCTACGACGTGCCCAACATCCGCGTGGACACCTACACGCTCTACACCAACAACCTCACCTCCGGGGCCATGCGCGGCTTCGGGGTGATGCAGGCGGCGGTGGCTCACGAGTCCCAGATGGATCAGTTGGCCCACAAGCTGGGCATGTCGCCGCTGGAGTTCCGCTTGAAGAACTGCCTCAAGCCGGGCCTGGCCTCCTCCACCGGACAGGTGATGAACGAGGGTTGCGGCATCGAGGCGACGCTGCAGCGGATCAAGGACTACATGGGCGCGCACGACCTGCGCTTCAACCGGCCCGAGGCCGCGTCGTGA
- a CDS encoding CoA transferase subunit A: MKSADFVEARRRLEAKPQSTGDKRTTLTEAVRKVRDGDHIAIGGCLFSRSPLAALMEVLRQGRRGLTLSRNLMCYEGELFMASKAVDGLMTSWFDIALPWGLSLKLREEVEGGRIRFEEWSHLGLGLRYRAGAMGVPFLPTLTMLGSDLMGVTDTKTMECPFTGETLCLVPALFPEVALLHVHRADRFGNCQIDGYPHMDTDIAKAAATVIVTAEEIVDEEEIRRQPDRTVIPGLVVDAVVEMAYGSFPHECYGLYEADFAHFEAYTDAVKARGTGAVNDYLERYVHGVSGHEQYLALFGEEALERQRRCAEELLGPR; encoded by the coding sequence ATGAAGTCGGCTGATTTCGTGGAAGCCCGGAGGCGGCTCGAGGCGAAGCCCCAGTCCACGGGCGACAAGCGCACCACCCTGACAGAGGCGGTCCGAAAGGTCCGCGACGGCGACCATATCGCCATCGGCGGCTGCCTCTTCTCGCGCAGCCCGCTGGCGGCGCTCATGGAGGTCCTCCGCCAGGGACGGCGCGGCCTCACCCTGTCGCGCAACCTCATGTGTTACGAGGGCGAGCTGTTCATGGCGTCCAAGGCCGTGGACGGCCTCATGACCAGTTGGTTCGACATCGCGCTACCTTGGGGCCTGTCCCTCAAGCTGCGCGAGGAGGTGGAAGGCGGACGCATCCGCTTCGAGGAATGGAGCCATCTGGGGCTCGGGCTGCGCTACCGCGCCGGCGCCATGGGGGTGCCGTTCCTGCCCACCCTCACCATGCTGGGCTCGGACCTCATGGGCGTGACCGATACCAAGACCATGGAGTGCCCGTTCACCGGGGAGACCTTGTGCCTGGTGCCGGCCCTGTTCCCGGAGGTGGCGTTGCTCCACGTGCACCGCGCCGACCGCTTCGGCAACTGCCAGATCGACGGCTATCCGCACATGGACACGGATATCGCCAAGGCCGCCGCCACCGTCATCGTCACGGCCGAGGAGATCGTCGACGAGGAGGAGATCCGCCGCCAGCCGGACCGCACGGTGATCCCGGGGCTCGTGGTGGACGCGGTGGTGGAGATGGCCTACGGTTCCTTCCCGCACGAATGCTACGGCCTCTACGAGGCCGACTTCGCCCACTTCGAGGCCTATACCGACGCCGTCAAGGCGCGCGGCACCGGCGCCGTCAACGACTACCTGGAGCGCTACGTCCACGGCGTTTCCGGCCACGAGCAGTATCTGGCGCTCTTCGGCGAAGAGGCGCTGGAACGCCAACGGCGCTGCGCCGAGGAGCTTCTGGGGCCGCGATGA
- the cysK gene encoding cysteine synthase A — protein sequence MTDWASRGRIAEDITEAAGLTPLLRLRKVAAGPQTLCGKLEFMNPSSSLKDRILRRMVRSAEERGDLKPGMTILEASTGSTGIATSMIGAVCGYPVVVVMPEGMSEERKASMRAYGAELVLTPGAESDVDLCLEKVEELKRAEPDRYWEPGQFSNRDNIAAHYETTGPEIWHQTAGQVDVFVASQGSGGTVSGVGKFLKEQNPEAKIYAVEPEECPILSGGTWGPHAIEGIGDGFIPENLDLDFVDGVVTVSSEDSIAMARRLAREEGVLCGISSGCNVAAANKLSAALPSTKMIVTMINDTGMRYFSTPLFGKDEGVDIPDREHPIREEDRANLARRNLHIVR from the coding sequence ATGACGGACTGGGCATCCCGGGGACGGATCGCGGAGGACATCACCGAGGCGGCGGGACTGACGCCGCTGCTGCGGTTGCGCAAGGTGGCGGCGGGGCCGCAGACCCTGTGCGGCAAGCTGGAGTTCATGAACCCGTCGTCGAGCCTCAAGGACCGCATCCTGCGGCGCATGGTGCGGAGCGCGGAGGAACGCGGCGACCTCAAGCCCGGCATGACCATCCTGGAGGCCTCCACCGGCAGCACCGGCATCGCCACCTCCATGATCGGCGCGGTGTGCGGCTACCCGGTGGTGGTGGTGATGCCCGAGGGTATGAGCGAGGAGCGCAAGGCCTCCATGCGCGCCTACGGCGCGGAGCTGGTGCTGACGCCCGGGGCGGAGAGCGACGTGGACCTGTGTTTGGAGAAGGTGGAGGAGTTGAAGCGCGCAGAGCCGGACCGCTACTGGGAGCCCGGCCAGTTCTCCAACCGGGACAACATCGCCGCCCACTACGAAACCACCGGGCCGGAGATCTGGCACCAGACCGCCGGCCAAGTGGACGTGTTCGTGGCTTCCCAGGGCAGCGGCGGCACGGTGTCCGGGGTCGGCAAGTTCCTGAAGGAGCAGAACCCGGAAGCGAAGATCTACGCCGTGGAGCCGGAGGAGTGTCCGATCCTGTCCGGCGGCACCTGGGGCCCTCACGCCATCGAGGGCATCGGCGACGGCTTCATCCCGGAGAACCTGGACCTGGACTTCGTGGACGGCGTGGTGACGGTCTCCTCCGAGGACTCCATCGCCATGGCCCGGCGCCTGGCCCGGGAAGAGGGCGTCCTGTGCGGCATCTCGTCCGGCTGCAACGTGGCCGCGGCCAACAAGCTGTCGGCGGCGCTCCCGTCCACGAAGATGATCGTGACCATGATCAACGACACCGGCATGCGCTACTTCTCCACGCCGCTGTTCGGCAAGGACGAGGGCGTGGATATTCCCGACCGCGAGCATCCCATCCGCGAGGAAGACCGCGCCAACCTGGCGCGCCGGAACCTGCACATCGTACGGTAG
- a CDS encoding DUF6282 family protein, with protein MEFMKLDGAVDLHVHSYPCVFQRRVDDREAVKAASDAGMGAIVLKCHHESTVSRAYLIQQEFPDIKVFGGVVMNQFVGGINPAAAEVGLRLGAKEIWMPTIDAAHHVDVHGARGSYDTQTSGADFVWGEPISAVKDGKVVEEALVVLELIAKYDAILGTAHLSLGEIELLVKAAHERGVKKILITHPYFRVPAGMNLDFLKQMMRYGALGEFGYCTISPMWAYVNLEFTKGIMDSMGFDNCVVMSDTGQSHNPLPPEALWLYAQGLYEKGVSPRNVEKLIVDNPRAMLGI; from the coding sequence ATGGAATTCATGAAGCTCGACGGCGCCGTGGACTTGCACGTGCACTCGTATCCCTGCGTGTTCCAGCGGCGGGTGGACGACCGTGAGGCCGTCAAGGCGGCCTCGGACGCGGGCATGGGGGCCATTGTGCTGAAGTGTCATCACGAGAGCACGGTAAGCCGCGCCTATCTCATCCAGCAGGAGTTCCCGGACATCAAGGTGTTCGGCGGCGTCGTGATGAACCAGTTCGTCGGCGGCATCAATCCGGCCGCGGCCGAGGTGGGGCTGCGGCTCGGCGCCAAGGAGATCTGGATGCCCACCATCGACGCGGCGCATCACGTCGACGTCCATGGCGCCCGCGGCAGCTACGACACCCAGACCAGCGGCGCGGACTTCGTGTGGGGCGAGCCCATCTCCGCGGTCAAGGACGGCAAGGTGGTGGAGGAAGCCCTGGTGGTGCTGGAGCTCATCGCCAAGTACGACGCCATCCTCGGCACCGCGCACCTTTCACTCGGGGAGATCGAACTGCTCGTGAAGGCGGCCCACGAGCGCGGCGTCAAGAAGATACTCATCACCCATCCCTATTTCCGCGTGCCCGCGGGCATGAACCTCGACTTCCTCAAGCAGATGATGCGCTACGGCGCCCTCGGCGAGTTCGGCTATTGCACCATCTCGCCCATGTGGGCGTACGTGAACCTGGAGTTCACCAAGGGCATCATGGACTCCATGGGCTTCGACAACTGCGTGGTCATGAGCGACACCGGCCAGTCCCACAACCCGCTGCCGCCCGAGGCCCTGTGGCTGTACGCCCAGGGCCTGTACGAGAAGGGAGTCTCGCCGCGCAACGTGGAGAAGCTCATCGTCGACAACCCGCGGGCGATGCTCGGCATCTGA
- a CDS encoding Asp/Glu racemase, translating into MAQRVGLLIPSSNTVMEVDFYRHLPASATVHPGRMYMEATTVKGEEEMLDDHCLPTAGDVATAKPDVVVFGCTSAGALRGNDYDADLCRRISEVTGKPTVSVIESVRRKLMGLEVRRVAVITPYIEDLNVRIKASVEDDGIEVASIHGMGISVNFNLALVEPPEILAFAREKLGATPAVDALFISCTNFQAVATLPQLKAAYDMPIVTSNQAALEAVGRELGLELVDMG; encoded by the coding sequence TTGGCGCAACGGGTAGGATTGCTCATCCCATCGTCGAACACGGTCATGGAGGTGGACTTCTACCGCCACCTGCCGGCATCGGCCACGGTGCACCCGGGACGGATGTACATGGAGGCCACCACCGTGAAGGGCGAGGAAGAGATGCTCGACGATCACTGCCTGCCCACCGCCGGCGACGTGGCCACCGCCAAGCCGGACGTGGTGGTCTTCGGCTGCACCAGCGCCGGGGCGCTCCGGGGCAACGATTACGACGCCGATCTGTGCCGCCGGATCTCGGAGGTCACCGGCAAGCCCACCGTCAGCGTCATCGAGTCGGTGCGGCGCAAGCTCATGGGGCTGGAGGTGCGGCGGGTGGCGGTGATCACGCCCTACATCGAGGACCTCAACGTGCGCATCAAGGCCAGCGTGGAAGACGACGGCATCGAGGTGGCGTCGATCCACGGCATGGGCATCAGCGTCAACTTCAACTTGGCGCTGGTGGAGCCGCCGGAGATCCTGGCCTTCGCCCGGGAGAAGCTCGGCGCGACCCCGGCCGTGGACGCACTGTTCATCTCCTGCACCAACTTCCAGGCGGTGGCGACGCTGCCGCAACTCAAGGCGGCGTATGACATGCCCATCGTCACCAGCAACCAGGCCGCCCTCGAGGCCGTGGGCCGCGAACTGGGCCTGGAGCTGGTGGACATGGGTTGA
- a CDS encoding xanthine dehydrogenase family protein subunit M: MRFDYFEPTSLDEAGALLREGGGARKPLAGGTDIVIQLRRRAAQCQGLVNLKRIPGLADWCCARDGGLHIGACTPMRDLETAAAVAGGYPSLFEAIRVVGSLQLRNIASVGGNLCNASPSADTAPPLMVLDAMASYRTDDGAEQSVPVEDFFAGPGASVLGNAGLLLSVDVPEPAPHSGDAFERFTPRSAMDIAIASAAAAVTLDTDGQRVEAVRIALGAVAPTPIRAVRAEELVREKEPTPELLQQAGNAAMEECNPIDDIRGTAAYRKELVRILVGRVLRRAVERARGDGGTETP, encoded by the coding sequence ATGCGTTTCGACTACTTCGAGCCGACCTCGCTCGACGAAGCGGGCGCCCTCCTGCGCGAGGGAGGGGGGGCGCGCAAGCCCCTTGCCGGAGGCACCGATATCGTCATACAGTTGCGCCGCCGCGCGGCGCAATGCCAGGGGCTGGTGAACCTCAAGCGCATACCCGGTCTCGCCGACTGGTGTTGCGCGCGCGACGGCGGTCTGCACATCGGCGCGTGCACGCCCATGCGCGACCTGGAGACCGCGGCGGCCGTGGCGGGCGGCTATCCCTCGCTGTTCGAGGCGATTCGAGTGGTGGGATCGTTGCAGTTGAGAAACATCGCGAGCGTGGGCGGCAACCTGTGCAACGCCTCGCCGTCGGCCGACACGGCGCCGCCGCTGATGGTGCTGGATGCGATGGCAAGCTACCGGACGGATGATGGCGCCGAGCAGAGCGTGCCGGTGGAGGACTTCTTCGCGGGACCGGGGGCCTCGGTGCTGGGGAACGCGGGGCTGCTGCTGTCGGTGGACGTGCCCGAGCCGGCGCCGCATAGCGGTGACGCCTTCGAGCGCTTCACGCCGCGCTCGGCCATGGACATCGCCATCGCCAGTGCGGCGGCCGCGGTGACCCTGGACACGGACGGCCAGCGGGTGGAGGCGGTGCGCATCGCACTGGGGGCGGTGGCGCCCACGCCCATCCGCGCGGTGCGAGCGGAGGAACTGGTACGCGAGAAGGAGCCCACGCCGGAGCTGTTGCAACAGGCCGGTAACGCCGCCATGGAGGAATGCAACCCCATCGACGACATCCGCGGCACGGCGGCGTACCGAAAGGAGTTGGTGCGCATCCTCGTCGGGCGGGTGCTGCGCCGGGCGGTGGAGAGGGCGCGCGGCGACGGCGGGACGGAGACGCCATGA